A region of uncultured Carboxylicivirga sp. DNA encodes the following proteins:
- the secA gene encoding preprotein translocase subunit SecA — MAIAKFLSKLIGNKSDRDMKEVEPIVKKIKAVYPQIEKLTHDELRQKSQELKFQIQDSVKDDEDRIADLKQQIEDGKIAVSEREKIYNEIDKIEKDILTKLEDALNEALPIAFSIIKDTARRFTENQTIEVSASDFDRNLAASKDFVEINGEKATYFNTWLAGGNEVTWDMVHYDVQLIGGVVLHSGKIAEMATGEGKTLVATLPVFLNALAGRGVHVVTVNDYLAKRDSEWMGPIYQFHGLSVDCIDKHRPNSSERRAAYRADITFGTNNEFGFDYLRDNMAISPDDLVQRVHHYAIVDEVDSVLIDDARTPLIISGPVPKGDDQLFGDLKPKVESIVEAQRKLVTQVLAEAKQKLKSDNKKEAEEGSLLLLRAFKGLPKNKAIIKFLSEQGVKASMLKTENYYMQENNKNMHIVTDPLYFVIDEKNNSIELTEKGLDLITGSSEDPEFFVLPDVGSEIATLEKADLSDEDKTTKKDEILQNFSIKSERVHTINQLLKAYTLFEKDVEYVVMDNKVKIVDEQTGRIMEGRRYSDGLHQAIEAKERVTVEAATQTYATITLQNYFRMYHKLSGMTGTAETEAGELWDIYELDVVVIPTNRPILRDDREDIVYKTKREKYNAVIEEVVQLVNAGRPVLVGTTSVEISELLSRALKMRGIRHNVLNAKLHQREAEIVADAGQAGIVTIATNMAGRGTDIKLTKEVKEAGGLAIIGTERHESRRVDRQLRGRAGRQGDPGSSQFFVSLEDDLMRLFGSDRIVKYMDRLGLEDGEMIQHSMITKSIERAQKKVEENNFGIRKRLLEYDDVMNSQREVIYTKRRHALYGERIQVDISNMMADTCADIVEEYHADADYEGFKMELIRVFSAQPPFAEDDFLKGKTDELSVELFHKMWDAYLRKSDMIAKQAHPVIKDVYETKSEMYKNIVVPISDGQKVYQITTNLKKAYETESKELVRSFEKASMLVTIDDAWKEHLRELDDLRTAVQNASYEQKDPLLIYKFESFNLFKAMIGRNNKSVVSLLAKGHIPIQNADGVHEAQERKRQDYSRLQTRKDEFSRGGGNGQSQAPKKPEKIEPVRVEKKVGRNEPCPCGSGKKYKQCHGKGEA, encoded by the coding sequence ATGGCAATAGCTAAGTTTCTGTCAAAACTTATTGGTAATAAGTCAGACAGGGATATGAAAGAGGTGGAACCGATTGTAAAAAAGATCAAAGCGGTTTATCCACAAATTGAGAAGTTGACTCACGATGAGTTACGTCAGAAATCACAGGAGCTTAAATTTCAGATTCAGGATTCAGTTAAAGATGATGAAGACAGGATTGCTGATTTAAAACAGCAGATAGAAGATGGTAAAATAGCTGTTTCGGAGCGCGAAAAGATATACAACGAAATTGATAAAATTGAAAAAGATATTCTAACCAAGCTTGAAGATGCTTTGAATGAAGCTTTACCAATTGCCTTTTCTATTATTAAAGATACAGCGCGTCGTTTTACCGAGAACCAAACAATTGAAGTATCAGCGAGTGATTTCGATCGTAATCTTGCGGCTTCTAAAGATTTTGTCGAGATCAACGGAGAGAAGGCCACTTATTTTAATACATGGTTAGCCGGGGGAAATGAAGTAACCTGGGATATGGTTCATTATGATGTACAGTTGATTGGTGGCGTCGTTCTTCATAGCGGTAAAATTGCCGAGATGGCAACTGGTGAGGGTAAAACATTAGTGGCTACCTTACCTGTGTTCCTGAATGCTTTGGCAGGCCGAGGGGTTCATGTAGTAACCGTGAATGATTATCTGGCAAAACGTGACTCGGAGTGGATGGGACCTATCTATCAGTTTCATGGTTTATCGGTTGATTGTATTGATAAACACCGTCCGAATTCTTCAGAACGTCGTGCAGCTTACAGAGCAGATATTACATTTGGTACCAACAACGAATTTGGTTTTGATTATCTGCGTGATAACATGGCTATTTCGCCGGATGACCTGGTACAACGTGTTCATCATTATGCTATTGTCGATGAGGTTGACTCGGTTTTGATTGATGATGCCCGTACTCCTTTGATTATTTCTGGTCCTGTACCCAAAGGAGACGATCAGTTATTTGGTGATTTAAAACCAAAGGTGGAAAGTATTGTTGAAGCACAACGAAAACTGGTTACCCAGGTTTTGGCTGAAGCAAAACAGAAACTGAAATCGGATAATAAGAAAGAAGCTGAAGAAGGTTCTTTACTGTTGCTTCGTGCTTTCAAAGGTTTACCTAAGAATAAGGCAATCATTAAGTTTTTAAGTGAACAGGGTGTAAAAGCCAGTATGCTAAAAACCGAAAATTATTATATGCAGGAGAATAACAAGAACATGCATATAGTAACTGATCCTTTGTATTTTGTTATTGATGAGAAAAATAATTCGATAGAGTTAACAGAAAAAGGTCTGGATCTAATTACTGGTTCATCTGAAGATCCTGAATTCTTCGTATTACCGGATGTGGGTTCAGAAATTGCTACATTAGAGAAAGCAGACCTTTCTGATGAGGATAAAACCACTAAAAAAGATGAAATTCTTCAGAACTTCTCAATCAAGTCGGAACGTGTTCATACCATCAACCAGTTATTAAAAGCCTACACTTTATTCGAAAAAGATGTAGAGTACGTGGTGATGGATAACAAGGTGAAGATTGTTGATGAGCAGACAGGTCGTATTATGGAAGGCCGTCGTTATTCTGATGGTTTGCACCAGGCGATTGAAGCAAAAGAACGTGTAACCGTTGAAGCAGCTACACAAACATATGCTACCATTACCCTGCAGAACTACTTCCGTATGTATCACAAATTGTCAGGTATGACTGGTACTGCAGAAACAGAAGCAGGCGAGCTTTGGGATATCTATGAATTGGATGTGGTTGTTATTCCAACCAACCGTCCAATCTTACGTGACGACAGAGAAGACATTGTTTACAAAACAAAACGTGAAAAATATAATGCCGTAATCGAAGAGGTGGTTCAACTGGTTAATGCAGGTCGTCCTGTGTTGGTGGGTACCACATCGGTTGAGATTTCGGAATTATTAAGCCGTGCCCTTAAGATGAGGGGTATCAGACACAATGTGCTGAATGCTAAGTTACACCAGCGAGAGGCTGAAATTGTAGCAGACGCAGGTCAGGCTGGTATTGTAACCATTGCAACCAACATGGCAGGTCGTGGTACCGATATCAAATTGACTAAAGAAGTAAAAGAGGCAGGTGGTTTAGCCATTATCGGTACAGAGCGTCATGAATCTCGTCGTGTTGACCGTCAGTTACGTGGTCGTGCAGGTCGTCAGGGTGACCCGGGATCTTCTCAATTCTTTGTTTCGTTAGAAGATGATTTGATGCGTTTATTCGGATCAGACCGTATCGTTAAATATATGGACCGTCTTGGATTAGAAGATGGTGAGATGATTCAGCACAGCATGATTACCAAGTCAATCGAACGTGCTCAGAAAAAGGTGGAAGAAAATAACTTTGGTATTCGTAAGCGATTACTGGAGTATGATGATGTTATGAACTCGCAGCGTGAGGTTATTTATACCAAACGTCGTCATGCATTGTATGGTGAGCGTATTCAGGTTGATATTTCCAATATGATGGCAGATACATGTGCTGATATCGTAGAGGAATATCATGCTGATGCAGATTACGAAGGATTCAAAATGGAATTGATCCGTGTATTCTCAGCTCAGCCTCCTTTTGCTGAAGATGATTTTCTGAAAGGCAAAACAGACGAACTGTCAGTTGAACTGTTCCATAAAATGTGGGATGCATATCTGCGTAAAAGCGATATGATTGCTAAACAGGCTCATCCTGTAATTAAGGATGTGTACGAGACAAAGTCTGAGATGTATAAAAATATTGTGGTACCAATCAGCGATGGACAAAAAGTTTATCAGATCACCACAAATCTGAAAAAGGCATACGAAACAGAATCCAAAGAACTGGTTCGTTCATTCGAAAAAGCATCAATGCTGGTAACTATCGATGATGCATGGAAAGAGCACTTACGCGAATTGGATGATTTACGTACTGCAGTTCAAAATGCAAGTTATGAGCAAAAAGATCCGTTATTGATTTATAAGTTTGAGTCGTTCAATCTGTTTAAGGCAATGATCGGGCGCAACAATAAGTCAGTAGTATCGTTATTGGCTAAAGGACATATTCCTATCCAGAATGCTGATGGTGTTCATGAAGCACAGGAGCGTAAGCGTCAGGATTATAGTAGACTACAAACCCGTAAAGATGAGTTTAGTCGAGGTGGAGGTAATGGTCAGTCACAAGCACCTAAGAAACCTGAGAAGATTGAACCAGTTAGAGTAGAGAAGAAGGTGGGTCGTAATGAACCATGCCCTTGTGGAAGTGGCAAGAAATATAAACAATGTCACGGTAAAGGCGAGGCGTAA